Proteins from a single region of Lysinibacillus sp. JNUCC-52:
- the pnp gene encoding polyribonucleotide nucleotidyltransferase, which produces MNEKKVYSYEWAGRPLVIEVGQLAKQANGAALVRYGDTSVLATATMSKSPKPLDFFPLTVNYEERLYAAGKIPGGFIKREGRPSEKAILASRLIDRPIRPMFPDGFRNEVQVISMVMSNDPDCTSEMAAMVGSSLALAISDIPFGGPIAGVQVGYIDGEFIVNPTVEQSKISTVHLSVAGNKDAINMVEAGALEVPEEVMLEAIMFGHEEIKKIIAFQEQIIAEVGKEKIPVTLFEIDEAIQADIKAACETEMHDAIQTAEKHARDEAIKAVKDRIIASYEEQEADDTTMKQVHTILDKMVKDEVRRQITEDKIRPDGRKLDEIRPLSSETGLLQRTHGSALFTRGQTQALSICTLGALGDVQIIDGLGVEESKRFMHHYNFPQFSVGETGPIRGPGRREIGHGALGERALEAVIPDESVFPYTIRCVSEVLESNGSTSQASICASTLAMMDAGVPLKAPVAGIAMGLIKKGEHYSILTDIQGMEDHLGDMDFKVAGTAKGVTALQMDIKIDGLSRNILEEALTQAKIGRMHILESMLATLAQPREKLSAYAPKIVIVRINPDKIRDVIGPGGKQINKIIEETGVKIDTEQDGTIYISSADEEMNARAKQIIEDIVREAKVGEYYLSTVKRIEKFGAFCEIFPGKDGLLHISEIQEERTKQVEDVLKLGDQLLVKVIEIDKQGRVNLSRKVVIQEEKERAEQGK; this is translated from the coding sequence ATGAACGAAAAGAAAGTCTATTCCTACGAATGGGCTGGCCGTCCACTTGTAATTGAAGTAGGACAGTTAGCAAAACAAGCAAATGGAGCAGCATTAGTACGCTATGGTGATACTTCTGTACTTGCAACAGCAACAATGTCAAAATCACCAAAACCACTAGATTTCTTCCCATTAACAGTAAACTACGAAGAACGTTTATATGCAGCGGGTAAAATTCCTGGCGGCTTTATTAAACGTGAAGGACGTCCATCGGAAAAAGCGATTTTAGCAAGCCGCTTAATTGACCGTCCAATTCGCCCAATGTTCCCAGATGGTTTCCGTAATGAAGTACAAGTAATTTCAATGGTTATGTCTAATGATCCTGATTGCACGTCTGAAATGGCAGCTATGGTCGGTTCATCATTAGCATTAGCAATTTCTGATATTCCATTCGGTGGCCCAATTGCTGGTGTACAAGTTGGATATATTGACGGTGAATTCATCGTGAACCCAACAGTTGAGCAGTCTAAAATTTCAACAGTTCATTTATCTGTCGCTGGAAACAAAGATGCTATTAACATGGTTGAAGCAGGCGCTTTAGAAGTACCAGAAGAAGTAATGTTAGAAGCTATTATGTTCGGTCATGAAGAAATTAAAAAAATTATTGCTTTCCAAGAGCAAATTATTGCTGAAGTAGGGAAAGAAAAAATACCTGTAACATTGTTTGAAATTGATGAAGCGATTCAAGCTGATATTAAAGCAGCGTGTGAAACGGAAATGCATGATGCGATTCAAACTGCTGAAAAACATGCACGTGATGAAGCTATCAAAGCAGTGAAAGACCGTATTATCGCTTCTTATGAAGAACAAGAAGCTGATGACACAACAATGAAACAAGTGCATACAATTTTAGATAAAATGGTGAAAGACGAAGTTCGTCGCCAAATTACAGAAGATAAAATCCGTCCAGATGGTCGTAAACTCGATGAAATTCGCCCACTTTCTTCAGAAACAGGTCTATTACAACGTACGCATGGTTCGGCATTATTTACACGTGGACAAACTCAAGCACTGTCAATTTGTACTTTAGGTGCACTTGGCGATGTACAAATTATCGACGGTTTAGGTGTAGAAGAATCTAAACGCTTTATGCATCACTACAATTTCCCTCAATTCTCTGTAGGGGAAACTGGTCCAATTCGTGGTCCAGGTCGTCGTGAAATCGGTCACGGTGCTTTAGGTGAGCGTGCACTCGAAGCAGTAATTCCTGATGAATCTGTATTCCCATATACAATTCGTTGTGTATCAGAAGTACTTGAATCAAACGGCTCAACTTCACAAGCTTCAATCTGTGCTTCTACTTTAGCTATGATGGATGCTGGTGTTCCGTTAAAAGCACCTGTTGCTGGTATTGCAATGGGACTTATTAAAAAAGGTGAGCATTACTCAATTTTAACGGATATCCAAGGTATGGAAGATCATCTTGGTGATATGGACTTTAAAGTAGCTGGTACAGCTAAAGGTGTTACAGCACTTCAAATGGATATTAAAATTGACGGTTTATCTCGCAATATTTTAGAAGAAGCATTAACTCAAGCAAAAATTGGACGTATGCATATTTTAGAATCTATGCTTGCAACACTTGCACAACCACGTGAGAAACTATCTGCTTATGCACCGAAAATCGTAATTGTGCGTATTAATCCAGATAAAATCCGCGATGTCATTGGACCAGGTGGTAAGCAAATTAACAAAATTATTGAAGAAACAGGCGTAAAAATTGATACAGAGCAAGATGGTACAATTTATATTTCTTCAGCAGACGAAGAAATGAACGCACGTGCAAAACAAATTATTGAAGATATCGTACGTGAAGCAAAAGTAGGTGAATACTACTTATCAACTGTTAAACGTATCGAGAAATTCGGTGCTTTCTGTGAAATCTTCCCAGGTAAAGATGGCTTATTACACATTTCTGAAATTCAAGAAGAGCGTACTAAGCAAGTAGAAGATGTATTAAAGCTAGGCGATCAATTACTTGTGAAAGTAATTGAAATCGACAAGCAAGGTCGTGTAAACTTATCTCGTAAAGTAGTTATTCAAGAGGAAAAAGAACGCGCAGAACAAGGTAAATAA
- the rpsO gene encoding 30S ribosomal protein S15, with amino-acid sequence MAITKERKNEIIAEYRTHESDTGSPEVQVAVLTAEINALNTHLRTHKKDFHSERGLLKMVGRRRHLLKYLRETDVQRYRELINRLGLRR; translated from the coding sequence ATGGCTATTACAAAAGAACGTAAAAACGAAATTATCGCTGAGTACCGTACTCACGAAAGTGACACTGGTTCTCCAGAAGTACAAGTTGCAGTTTTAACAGCTGAAATCAACGCTTTAAACACTCACTTACGTACACACAAAAAAGATTTCCACTCTGAGCGTGGTCTTCTTAAAATGGTAGGTCGTCGTCGTCACTTACTTAAATATCTACGTGAAACTGACGTTCAACGTTACCGTGAACTAATCAATCGTTTAGGCTTACGTCGCTAA
- the ribF gene encoding riboflavin biosynthesis protein RibF: MEVIHLKYPHQLQQRESIPPYSLAIGFFDGVHIGHQAVIDAAKQEAEKRQISTAVMTFDPHPSLVLGGRNEKVFYITLLQQKLQLFEEQGVDTVFVVHFTSDFAKLSPAAFIDTFIRGLNIQHVTAGFDFSFGAFGKGTMEDMRALSNGEYGVTVVDKKTDATEKISSTRIRKLLQEGDMEAARMLLGRPFDIKGIVVHGDKRGRTIGFPTANVQALEGTYIPASGVYAVRLLVQNNWYDGVCNVGYKPTFKDPNDKQLSIEVHILNFDKNIYGEEVHVAWYKRIRSERKFDGIEALKTQIEKDKQEAIHFFNVIE, encoded by the coding sequence ATGGAGGTTATTCATTTAAAATACCCACACCAATTACAGCAACGAGAAAGCATACCGCCTTACTCATTGGCTATTGGCTTTTTTGATGGTGTACATATTGGACATCAGGCGGTTATTGATGCGGCCAAGCAAGAGGCGGAAAAGCGACAAATCTCAACTGCCGTTATGACATTTGATCCGCATCCATCTTTAGTGCTAGGCGGACGAAATGAAAAAGTATTTTATATTACATTATTACAGCAGAAATTGCAGTTGTTTGAAGAACAAGGTGTAGATACTGTATTTGTTGTACATTTCACATCGGACTTTGCAAAGCTGTCACCTGCTGCTTTTATTGATACATTTATTCGAGGATTAAACATTCAACACGTTACAGCTGGCTTTGATTTTTCATTTGGTGCATTTGGAAAAGGCACAATGGAAGATATGCGCGCATTAAGTAATGGGGAGTATGGTGTAACAGTTGTCGATAAGAAAACCGATGCGACTGAGAAAATTAGCTCCACGCGTATTCGTAAGTTATTGCAAGAAGGGGATATGGAGGCAGCAAGAATGCTTCTAGGGCGACCTTTTGACATCAAAGGAATAGTCGTGCATGGTGATAAACGTGGACGTACAATAGGCTTCCCTACCGCTAATGTGCAAGCATTAGAAGGTACTTATATTCCAGCAAGTGGTGTGTATGCTGTTCGATTACTTGTACAAAATAATTGGTATGATGGTGTATGTAATGTAGGCTATAAACCAACATTTAAAGATCCTAATGACAAGCAACTGTCTATTGAAGTTCATATTTTAAACTTCGATAAAAATATTTATGGCGAAGAAGTACATGTTGCTTGGTATAAACGTATTCGAAGTGAGCGTAAATTTGATGGCATCGAAGCGTTAAAAACACAAATAGAAAAAGACAAGCAAGAGGCTATTCACTTTTTTAACGTAATAGAATAG
- the truB gene encoding tRNA pseudouridine(55) synthase TruB codes for MNGILPLWKERGMTSHDCVFKLRKILRTKKVGHTGTLDPGVEGVLPICIGQATRIAEYLTDAGKTYEAVISIGRTTTTEDAEGETVAEDNTIKSFTRAEILDVLASLTGIINQTPPMFSAVKVNGKRLYEYARKGETVERPTRQVTIYALELLDDQEVYEGQDITFPVRISCSKGTYIRTLAVQIGEALGYPAHMQALVRTASGTFTQDNCFTLAQVAELMETEQINTCILPVEYALSDYPYIEITSANEKEIFNGQVLPADALLKVHDKIVFGIKGKAFAVYQAHPTKEGYMKPHKMFPTIE; via the coding sequence ATGAACGGTATTTTACCGCTTTGGAAAGAACGTGGCATGACAAGTCATGATTGCGTATTTAAATTACGAAAAATATTGCGTACAAAAAAAGTTGGCCATACGGGCACATTAGATCCAGGAGTGGAAGGTGTTCTTCCAATTTGTATCGGACAGGCAACCCGCATCGCAGAATATTTAACAGATGCAGGGAAGACTTATGAGGCAGTAATTTCAATTGGGCGAACAACGACAACTGAAGATGCCGAAGGAGAAACAGTTGCAGAAGATAACACAATTAAGTCGTTTACACGTGCAGAAATACTCGATGTATTAGCGTCTTTAACTGGTATCATTAATCAAACACCACCGATGTTTTCAGCTGTCAAAGTAAATGGTAAACGTTTATATGAATATGCACGTAAAGGTGAGACTGTTGAAAGACCAACAAGACAGGTAACAATTTATGCTTTAGAGTTACTAGACGATCAGGAAGTATACGAAGGGCAGGACATTACGTTCCCTGTAAGGATTTCATGTAGCAAAGGGACATATATTCGTACACTTGCTGTGCAAATTGGTGAAGCACTTGGTTATCCTGCACATATGCAAGCACTTGTTCGAACAGCGTCAGGTACTTTTACGCAAGACAATTGCTTTACACTAGCACAAGTTGCCGAATTAATGGAAACTGAACAAATTAATACATGTATTCTACCTGTAGAATATGCCTTATCTGACTATCCATATATTGAAATAACTTCCGCTAATGAAAAAGAAATTTTCAATGGACAAGTGCTTCCAGCAGATGCATTATTAAAGGTGCATGATAAAATTGTGTTTGGAATCAAAGGGAAAGCATTTGCGGTTTATCAAGCCCATCCGACTAAGGAAGGGTACATGAAACCACATAAAATGTTTCCGACGATAGAGTAG
- the rbfA gene encoding 30S ribosome-binding factor RbfA gives MSLRSNRVAEQMKKELGDIIGRKIKDPRVGFVTVTGVDVTGDLQQATIYITSLGNEREREETLKALVKAAGFIRSEIGSRIRLRRTPELIFEFDSSIEYGNRIDSLLRGLHKE, from the coding sequence ATGTCTCTACGCTCAAACCGTGTTGCTGAGCAAATGAAAAAAGAGCTTGGTGATATTATTGGCCGTAAAATTAAAGATCCGCGTGTTGGCTTCGTTACTGTTACTGGTGTAGATGTAACTGGTGATTTACAACAAGCGACGATTTATATTACATCTTTAGGCAATGAACGCGAACGTGAGGAAACGTTAAAAGCTTTAGTAAAAGCTGCTGGCTTTATCCGTTCAGAAATTGGTTCTCGTATCCGTTTACGTCGAACACCAGAGTTAATCTTTGAATTCGATTCATCGATTGAATACGGTAACCGTATTGATTCATTGTTACGTGGTTTACACAAAGAATAA
- a CDS encoding DUF503 domain-containing protein: MIVYVEVEFIIQTAHSLKEKRAVLQRMITRTKQKFNVSIAEIDHQNVWQRTKLALVAVSSSKEAAEREINHALHYLESNPSWEQLNVWRDYL; the protein is encoded by the coding sequence ATGATTGTATACGTTGAGGTAGAATTCATTATTCAAACTGCCCATTCGTTAAAGGAAAAGCGCGCTGTTTTACAGCGTATGATTACTCGCACAAAACAAAAGTTTAATGTTTCCATTGCAGAAATTGACCACCAAAATGTATGGCAACGTACGAAATTAGCGCTAGTTGCTGTTTCTTCCTCGAAAGAAGCAGCGGAGCGTGAAATCAATCATGCATTACATTATTTAGAGTCAAATCCTTCATGGGAACAGCTTAATGTGTGGCGAGACTATTTATAA